The stretch of DNA GAGCCGTCGTCTCTGGTGCTGGTTGGGCTGGCGTTGGTCGCAGTGAGCCGTCGGCGCTAGCCGCGGGTGGCCTCAGAAAGATGTTTAGTGACGCTATCCGCAGCTAGCGCCGACGGCTCACGCCCGCTTTCTGGGCCGTCTGGCGATTGCGATGACGCCGAGCAGGGCTGCCGCCAAGCCCACCGGCTCGGGGACCGTGGAGGTCGCCCTGGACACTAGCGGGCTGCCGTAATTGGCTAGCCAGACGTCGTAGTCGGATTGGACGAACTGATCTCCGAGGCCGTCACGCCAGACGGTGTAGTCGGCCGCATCGACGACGCCGTCGCCGCTGTAGTCACCCGGCAGAAACGTGACGGTGAGGTACTGGTCGGCGGCGACCGATTGGAGGCCCTGCTTCGAGCCGTCGGGCCAGACAATTAGCAGTTCCTCGACGACGGTGGCGTCGGCGAGGCCGAAGTGGACGGGGAGGTCGCTCTGGTTGAAGGTGCCGATGTTGGTGTTGGCTTCACGGCGGAGGGTCTCGCCCTCAAGAACGCCCTCGTCGATCGTCGCATAGATCGTCGAGCCAAGGCCCGTGGTGTTCCACGACGGGCCCTCGAGTTCGATATAGAGCCAGTGATTGCCGTTGGTGGAGGCGTCGCTGATGTAGACGCGTTCGGGCGTAGGGATGCTGCCGCCGTAGGTCGAGTTGTTGGGGTGGACGAGGTCCTGGTCGCCGTCGCGGTCGAGGTCTCCCCAGGCGCTGTCGTAGGCGCCGGCGCCTACGGGGGACCCATCTCCAGTTGTGTTCAATCCCTCGATCGCGGTGACGTTGGTGAACTCCCAGTTGCCGTCATTGCGGTACAGCCGATGGTTGCCTCCTGATGCCAAGTTGTCGTGGAAGTAGAGGTCGAGGTCACCGTCGTTGTCGTAATCGACCGCTTTGCTGCCGTTGAGGTCCTCACCATTCATGTTGTTGAGGAGCTTGCGACCGAGGATGGTGTCGACATCGGTGAATTGATCGTTCCCGTCATTGCGCCAGATCTTAGTGTCGCTGCCGTCGGCGCCGGTCATGTAGAGGTCGAGTCGCCCGTCGTTGTCGAAATCCACGAACTCCGTGCCGTAACTGTTGCCCATGAACTGCGTGCCGTTCGTGTCGGCTATATCGACGAAGCTAAGCGAACCCGTCTCAGTGAGCATGTTCTTGAAGAAGTTGTTGCGGATGTTTCCGCCGGCTCGGCAGGTCGAAATGTAGACATCGAGGTCGCCGTCGCCGTCGTAGTCGCCCATCGCGAGGCCGTAGCCCTTGGTGCCGTAGGCGACCTGAAAGCCGGCGTCCTGGCCGGTGGGCGTGAACTGTCCGGACGCGCCTTGCAGATAGATTTCGTGCCGCTCAGGACCTTCCATCCCGATAATGAGATCGAGGCGCTTGTCGTTGTTGATGTCCGCCCAGCCGACGTTCTGGTGAAAGCCGGGGTCGTTGAGCCCGACAAAGCTGCTCGTGATTTTCGAGAACTCATCTCCATCGTTCTTGAGGAGTGAACCTCGGGTGCTTCCGCTATTGGTCTGCCCGACGAACACATCGACAAAGCCGTCGCCATCGTAGTCAGCCCAGCCCGCGCTCCAGGAGTTCGAGAGGCTTCCAGAGGGGAGCCTGCTCGCGGTGACGTTCGTGAACGTTAGCGACCCCATCTCGGTCAGATTATTGCGCCAGAGTTGCCGATCGGACGACGTTGAGCCTTGGAAATACATGTCCAAGTCGCCGTCGTTGTCGATGTCGGCGAGGGATACGCTGCGTCCGGCGTAATTCGCGCCCCATAAGATCGAGGCGCCCTGCTCTGAGAACGTGGCCGCCAACGTCGGCTCCATCACGCCCAGAAGAGAGATGGCGACCGTGAGGGCCCGAAGGGGGGAGACGAATCGCAACTGCATCATTGCAAGGCCTTTTCTCTGCGAGTCAAACGGCCGCCTGGCGTGCTCAATGCTCAGTGCTCGCCTCGAGAATCGGATCGCGGGCCTCGCCAATGGGCTCGTGTTGTTCCGACGAGAAGGGGTGAGCAACGGCTATTCTAGCCGCGAATGCCTTGAAACCGGTCCCCAAGAAACGGGCCTTTTGCGCACAAGACTCCCGCCGATCCGAGATGCCTCAGGACGCGTTGAGACGGAGGGCAATGACGAGATCGAAGGATCGAAGAACAGCCAGGCTTCGCTAAAGCCGTGCGAGGGTGTGTGTGTCGCGCGTGATGTGCGACTACCGCCCGGGCTCAAGTGCCTAACGGTCGCGCAGTAGCCAATACCGGCCCCTCAAGAGGTTTGCCGGCAGGGGCGATTGAAGAGAAGCGGCTCGGGCCGCGTGCCGCGTGGAGTCCGGTCGGCCGAAGAAGCACCTCGGAAACCTAACTCGACGCAGGGCAGCGCGGACGCTCACCGGATCGCTACTTCTTGCGGTGGCGGATCTTCGCACGCATCCGCCGCTTCTTGCGACCCTGTTTGCGGCGGCCTTTACCCGACTTCTTCGTACCCAAGTTCAACCCGCTCTGAGGGGCGTGGCCAACCGCTTTGCGGGGCACGCCGGTTCGTATCGGAGGGGGCGACGCCGTACGTCGCCCGCGAGCCCCGCATGTTACTGGCGCGCCCGGGGATGCCGCAAGTGCTGTAGCTGATGGCTAGGGTGTCAGGCGAGACAATCGCCAGCAGCTTCTCTTGATCGGCACGCCTGAGTGGTTCTCCCCCTCTCAGCTCAATGGGGAGAGTCCCGAGGCCTAAACGCCGCCGCCCATTTGTTTGGTGATCCAGGCTTCGAGCTCCGCCAGGTCGATCTCGGGAGGCGATTCGAGGTCGGGCCGCAGGCGTTCGGCGCCGCGGGCGTAGACGTGGTGAACTTCGGCGGCCGTCTTCTCGGTGTTCCAGTGGACGAGGATCCGGATGCACAGTTCCAGCGAGCCGGGGACGTCGATCTCGTACCCGCACAGGAGAGGGACTCCCGACAAGCCGAGCTGCCGGGCAGCGAGGGCGGGGAACTCGGCGTTAATGTCCTTGGTGACGGTGAAGATCACGCTGGCGATGTCCGCGCGCTCGATTCCGTTACGGCGGATCAGTAGGGCCAGCAGTTGGCGGGTGGCGGTGAGGATCGCCTCCCGCTCGTTGGCTTCGACAGTGGTGGCGCCTCTTACACCGCGGCAAGGCATCGTCGGAGATCGCTGGTTGGAGATTGGCGGACAGGAGAGGAGTCAACGCCGTCAAATTACGGCGCCCCGTCGGAATGAGGTAGGCGTGCGACGAAAAAGTGCCTCTTCTTGAAGCGTGAATCGAGCTCCAGAGGCCTCCGACGAACGCGGCTGGAAAACCTGAACCGGAATTCGAACCGCGTCGACGACTCTACCGTAATAGGGTTCTAAGCAAAGTCTGACGAAGAAGAGGGCCGGCGTTTTTCGGGGCGTCTAACGAATTTCTTTTTGAGTCGTTGACAGCTCCCAGCCGAAGGTTAAGATTCCGCTCCCGACCGCAAGCAAGGGCAC from Botrimarina mediterranea encodes:
- a CDS encoding CRTAC1 family protein encodes the protein MMQLRFVSPLRALTVAISLLGVMEPTLAATFSEQGASILWGANYAGRSVSLADIDNDGDLDMYFQGSTSSDRQLWRNNLTEMGSLTFTNVTASRLPSGSLSNSWSAGWADYDGDGFVDVFVGQTNSGSTRGSLLKNDGDEFSKITSSFVGLNDPGFHQNVGWADINNDKRLDLIIGMEGPERHEIYLQGASGQFTPTGQDAGFQVAYGTKGYGLAMGDYDGDGDLDVYISTCRAGGNIRNNFFKNMLTETGSLSFVDIADTNGTQFMGNSYGTEFVDFDNDGRLDLYMTGADGSDTKIWRNDGNDQFTDVDTILGRKLLNNMNGEDLNGSKAVDYDNDGDLDLYFHDNLASGGNHRLYRNDGNWEFTNVTAIEGLNTTGDGSPVGAGAYDSAWGDLDRDGDQDLVHPNNSTYGGSIPTPERVYISDASTNGNHWLYIELEGPSWNTTGLGSTIYATIDEGVLEGETLRREANTNIGTFNQSDLPVHFGLADATVVEELLIVWPDGSKQGLQSVAADQYLTVTFLPGDYSGDGVVDAADYTVWRDGLGDQFVQSDYDVWLANYGSPLVSRATSTVPEPVGLAAALLGVIAIARRPRKRA
- the aroH gene encoding chorismate mutase yields the protein MPCRGVRGATTVEANEREAILTATRQLLALLIRRNGIERADIASVIFTVTKDINAEFPALAARQLGLSGVPLLCGYEIDVPGSLELCIRILVHWNTEKTAAEVHHVYARGAERLRPDLESPPEIDLAELEAWITKQMGGGV